From a single Asticcacaulis sp. MM231 genomic region:
- a CDS encoding Smr/MutS family protein has protein sequence MARFGFKAEDLRLWALVTATVRPHKPTRTPELKEDAKTETVRIADMPGEMTAAKPAPAPLTPFKLGQSLKPTGGFTITRAADYAPDPIEPKRKRRISRERDPIEARLDLHGLNAFAAEARLKAFVQQAYANDYRAILVITGKGISETGILKRFAPEWLADPALGHIVAGISQAHARHGGTGALYVALKRRS, from the coding sequence ATGGCACGGTTCGGTTTCAAGGCAGAGGATTTGCGGCTGTGGGCGCTGGTGACAGCGACCGTGCGGCCGCACAAACCGACGCGCACGCCGGAGCTTAAAGAGGACGCCAAAACCGAAACAGTGCGCATCGCCGATATGCCGGGTGAAATGACCGCGGCCAAACCTGCGCCAGCGCCGTTGACACCCTTCAAACTCGGCCAATCGCTGAAACCCACCGGCGGCTTCACCATCACCCGCGCCGCCGACTATGCCCCCGATCCGATCGAGCCGAAACGCAAGCGCCGCATCAGCCGCGAACGCGATCCGATCGAGGCCCGCCTTGATCTTCATGGTCTCAATGCCTTCGCCGCCGAAGCGCGTCTCAAGGCCTTTGTGCAGCAGGCCTATGCCAATGATTATCGCGCCATCCTGGTCATCACCGGCAAGGGTATATCGGAAACCGGCATCCTAAAACGCTTTGCGCCCGAATGGCTGGCCGACCCGGCGCTCGGCCATATCGTCGCCGGCATCAGCCAGGCCCACGCCCGCCATGGCGGCACCGGCGCGCTTTATGTGGCGCTTAAGCGGAGAAGCTAG
- a CDS encoding PAS domain-containing protein — translation MLLQNEHDLIALLGVAAFILLALSIIGGVIASLKSFQVRQFQDLLFKAERKIDTLERRMFNVLNAVPVALVETDVSGKFTFANKTAHQLLGRKDSELIGLRFHSATWGIAYPDGRVIPADLMPIARTLRGQTVKGFQHLLTNHGSHEKVLVSVTSMPIMNGAGEVIGSTSAMVELETSSGEGVDDLNGLWRGHWFAASTLPFWGLDTKAQIVDINNAALDAFDLKREQALGQNWTQFFVDDADFQKAVDYLGELQDEASPHTQISLTLTLKTPGGEPQPATVTAWLVRTHEGGERGLTVMAMPGISAPRIAPVSTLNDDDAQELTDHRLAEDARAALGVGTWQYDAEADTIVEDAGMMALIGRDYVGGPTLISEADQALANVAFTQLMSGESDHLALDIQVTRKDGSVRWIAIEGQSKIVDGKKQIYGVAFDCTAWKQTEAPAAAVEPVIQTTGITEAELEAAVLKAREEAHEAALAEARNQHAAELEAARLAAVREHDLALAQAVAEAVAAARAKALEEAPTPYEWQAPVSLPDPVIVHEPDPLVVAENAALKAQLDAAKSDLEQAESRHSALQLQLDEIIFAKPVAVPEPEPVDTQRLAEMSAELDMARAAQAALESELDALRNTPAPQPDYSEHEARNARLQAELETLQKQQVELARRYQALAETPAPAPDYSQHEDRIQALQSALEQVAVRHTDLQAKHEALLNTPAPEPDVSAWEAKLAAAQHDIVKWQAAYDDAQGKLAAMPVVDHAALETRLSDLETLLTKSQAKQAEMTARVDQLNEALGHAQRFETVGRLTGDVAQDFAQMLGVINGALEIMARQGDSPESIRRLSEAALVAGKRGERLTRQLQAFQSEEF, via the coding sequence ATGTTGTTGCAGAATGAGCATGATCTGATCGCGCTGCTTGGGGTCGCGGCTTTCATCCTGCTCGCCCTGTCGATCATCGGTGGCGTGATTGCCTCACTGAAGTCATTTCAGGTCCGTCAGTTTCAGGATCTTTTGTTCAAGGCCGAACGCAAGATCGACACCCTGGAACGCCGCATGTTCAACGTGCTCAATGCCGTGCCGGTGGCCCTGGTTGAAACCGATGTCAGCGGCAAGTTCACCTTCGCCAACAAGACCGCGCACCAGCTTCTCGGCCGCAAGGATTCCGAGCTGATCGGCCTGCGTTTCCATTCCGCCACCTGGGGCATCGCCTACCCCGATGGCCGCGTCATTCCCGCCGACCTCATGCCGATCGCCCGCACCTTGCGCGGCCAGACGGTCAAGGGCTTCCAGCACCTGCTGACCAATCACGGCAGCCACGAAAAAGTGCTGGTCAGCGTCACCTCCATGCCGATCATGAACGGCGCCGGCGAGGTCATCGGCTCGACCTCGGCCATGGTCGAACTCGAAACCTCTTCCGGCGAGGGCGTGGACGATCTGAACGGCCTGTGGCGCGGCCACTGGTTCGCCGCTTCTACCCTTCCCTTCTGGGGCCTCGATACCAAGGCGCAGATCGTCGATATCAACAACGCCGCGCTCGATGCCTTCGATCTCAAGCGCGAGCAGGCGCTGGGCCAAAACTGGACGCAGTTCTTCGTCGATGACGCTGATTTCCAGAAGGCGGTCGATTATCTTGGCGAGTTGCAGGACGAAGCCTCGCCGCATACCCAGATTTCGCTCACCCTGACCCTGAAAACGCCGGGCGGTGAGCCTCAGCCGGCCACGGTTACCGCCTGGCTGGTCCGCACCCACGAAGGCGGCGAGCGCGGCCTGACCGTTATGGCCATGCCCGGCATTTCCGCGCCGCGCATCGCCCCTGTGTCCACGCTCAATGACGATGACGCGCAGGAACTGACCGACCACCGCCTTGCTGAAGACGCCCGCGCCGCGCTCGGCGTCGGCACCTGGCAGTATGATGCCGAGGCCGATACCATTGTCGAGGACGCCGGCATGATGGCGCTGATTGGCCGTGACTATGTCGGTGGCCCCACCCTGATTTCCGAGGCCGATCAGGCCTTGGCCAATGTCGCCTTCACCCAGCTTATGTCGGGCGAAAGCGATCATCTGGCGCTCGATATCCAGGTGACACGCAAGGACGGCTCAGTGCGCTGGATCGCGATCGAAGGCCAGTCGAAGATCGTGGACGGCAAGAAGCAAATCTACGGCGTCGCCTTCGATTGCACAGCATGGAAACAGACAGAAGCCCCTGCGGCCGCGGTCGAGCCCGTTATTCAGACGACCGGCATTACCGAAGCCGAGCTTGAAGCCGCCGTGCTCAAGGCGCGCGAAGAAGCGCATGAAGCCGCCCTCGCTGAGGCCCGCAACCAGCACGCGGCCGAACTGGAAGCCGCGCGTCTCGCAGCCGTCCGTGAACATGATCTGGCGCTTGCCCAAGCTGTGGCCGAGGCTGTAGCCGCCGCCCGTGCCAAGGCCCTTGAAGAGGCCCCGACGCCCTATGAGTGGCAGGCGCCTGTGTCCCTGCCCGATCCCGTCATCGTCCATGAACCCGATCCGCTGGTGGTGGCCGAGAACGCCGCGCTCAAGGCGCAACTTGATGCCGCGAAAAGCGATCTCGAACAAGCTGAGAGCCGCCACAGCGCGCTTCAACTACAACTAGATGAGATCATCTTCGCCAAGCCGGTGGCCGTGCCCGAGCCTGAACCTGTCGATACACAGCGCCTTGCCGAGATGAGCGCCGAACTGGACATGGCCCGCGCGGCCCAAGCCGCCCTTGAAAGCGAACTCGACGCTCTGCGCAATACACCCGCGCCACAACCCGATTACAGCGAGCACGAAGCGCGCAATGCCCGCCTGCAGGCCGAGCTGGAAACCCTGCAAAAGCAGCAGGTCGAGTTGGCCCGCCGCTATCAGGCCCTGGCGGAAACGCCGGCGCCGGCGCCGGATTACAGCCAGCACGAGGACCGCATCCAGGCTTTGCAATCGGCGCTCGAACAGGTGGCCGTGCGTCATACCGATCTGCAGGCCAAACACGAGGCCCTGCTCAATACGCCGGCGCCGGAGCCCGATGTCAGCGCCTGGGAGGCCAAGCTGGCCGCGGCGCAGCACGATATCGTCAAGTGGCAGGCGGCCTATGACGACGCGCAAGGCAAGCTGGCGGCGATGCCGGTGGTCGATCACGCTGCGCTGGAAACGCGCCTGAGCGATCTGGAGACCCTGCTTACCAAGTCGCAGGCCAAACAGGCCGAAATGACCGCCCGCGTCGATCAGCTTAACGAGGCTTTGGGCCATGCCCAGCGCTTTGAGACTGTGGGACGTCTGACCGGCGATGTGGCGCAGGATTTCGCCCAGATGCTCGGCGTCATCAACGGTGCGCTGGAAATCATGGCGCGACAGGGCGATAGTCCGGAAAGCATCCGCCGCCTGTCCGAAGCCGCTTTAGTTGCCGGCAAGCGCGGCGAACGCCTGACCCGCCAATTGCAAGCCTTCCAGTCGGAAGAGTTCTAA
- a CDS encoding calcium:proton antiporter, producing the protein MLSLIRQEKNLLIGAIMAAIAFSLEHTILELGQVASLIAGLTLIGVIIMVSLRVAHHAEVLAEKVGEPYGTMILTLSAVLVEVIILIMMLSHTSSPTLARDTIYSAVMLDMNGILGLAAILGGLRYGEQPYNVDSGNTYVVMIMTGMGVSMIVPEFIPQDHWRIYSVFTIGIMLLLYSVFLRLQTTRHSYFFSYSYAGTGDADHKHTGSARVSGTFLIVGVVLIGALAEVMAKTMDTGLSGTGVPPIVAALLVATISASPEILTALRAALANRMQPVVNIALGASLSTVILTVPAIEIMALMNNQPIHMALTPVQTVMTALTLLVASINLNDGETNAIEGATHFVLFATFLMLSLLGV; encoded by the coding sequence ATGCTTAGCCTTATAAGACAAGAAAAGAACCTGCTGATCGGCGCCATCATGGCCGCGATCGCCTTTTCGCTCGAACACACCATCCTCGAACTCGGACAGGTCGCGTCGCTCATCGCCGGCCTGACCCTGATCGGCGTCATCATCATGGTGTCGCTGCGCGTGGCCCACCATGCCGAGGTGCTAGCGGAAAAGGTCGGCGAACCCTACGGGACCATGATCCTGACCCTGTCGGCCGTACTGGTCGAGGTCATCATCCTGATCATGATGCTGAGCCATACCTCTTCGCCAACGCTGGCGCGTGACACCATCTATTCGGCGGTCATGCTGGATATGAACGGCATCCTTGGCCTCGCCGCTATCCTGGGCGGCCTGCGCTACGGTGAGCAGCCCTACAATGTCGATTCCGGCAACACCTATGTGGTCATGATCATGACCGGCATGGGCGTGTCCATGATCGTGCCGGAGTTCATTCCACAGGATCACTGGCGCATCTATTCGGTCTTCACCATCGGAATCATGCTGCTGCTTTACAGCGTTTTCCTGCGCCTCCAGACCACGCGCCACAGCTATTTCTTCAGCTACAGCTATGCCGGCACGGGTGATGCCGACCACAAGCACACCGGCAGCGCGCGCGTTTCCGGCACCTTTTTGATCGTCGGCGTCGTGCTGATCGGCGCCCTGGCCGAGGTCATGGCCAAGACCATGGATACGGGCCTGAGCGGCACCGGCGTGCCGCCGATCGTGGCCGCCCTTCTGGTCGCCACCATCTCGGCCAGCCCGGAAATTCTCACCGCCCTGCGCGCCGCCCTGGCCAATCGGATGCAGCCCGTGGTCAATATCGCGCTCGGCGCCTCGCTCTCGACCGTCATCCTGACCGTGCCGGCCATCGAGATCATGGCCCTGATGAACAACCAGCCGATCCATATGGCACTCACGCCGGTGCAGACGGTAATGACGGCGCTGACGCTTCTGGTGGCGAGCATTAATCTCAACGATGGCGAAACCAATGCCATCGAAGGCGCCACGCACTTCGTGCTGTTCGCCACCTTCCTGATGCTGTCCTTACTCGGCGTGTAG
- a CDS encoding D-glycerate dehydrogenase: MSTAKLKVILTIKLPDAVETRMRELFNTTLWLFMSPMPRDRMIEAARDCDVLVTSINDPIDAEFFANCGDRLKMIANFGVGYDHIDINAATEKGIMVTNTPGVLTEDTAEMTMGLIMAVSRRFVEGAELVQKGEFSAWSPTFMLGRRIFGKRLGIIGMGRIGQALARRARAFGMSVHYHNRKPVSARVSDELGATYWDDLDQMLSRMDVVSINAPGGAGTHHLLNTERLSKLQPHAILVNTARGQIVDERALAAMLRNKQIAGVGLDVYEREPAINPELIGLPNAILLPHMASSTIEARQDMGDRVILNIKTHQDGHRPPDRVIPAML; encoded by the coding sequence ATGAGCACTGCAAAACTCAAGGTCATCCTCACCATCAAGCTGCCCGACGCGGTCGAGACGCGGATGCGCGAGTTGTTCAACACCACCCTGTGGCTGTTCATGTCGCCGATGCCACGCGACCGCATGATCGAAGCCGCACGCGATTGCGACGTGCTGGTGACCTCGATCAACGATCCGATCGATGCCGAATTTTTCGCCAACTGTGGCGACCGCCTCAAGATGATCGCCAATTTCGGCGTCGGCTACGATCATATCGATATCAACGCCGCCACGGAAAAAGGCATCATGGTCACCAACACGCCGGGCGTGCTGACCGAGGATACCGCCGAAATGACCATGGGCCTGATCATGGCCGTGTCGCGCCGCTTCGTCGAAGGCGCTGAACTGGTGCAGAAGGGTGAGTTCTCCGCCTGGTCGCCCACCTTTATGCTGGGCCGCCGCATCTTCGGCAAACGCCTGGGCATCATCGGCATGGGCCGCATCGGTCAGGCCCTGGCCCGACGCGCCCGCGCCTTCGGCATGAGCGTGCACTATCATAACCGCAAGCCGGTGTCAGCGCGGGTGTCCGATGAACTGGGCGCCACCTACTGGGACGATCTCGACCAGATGCTGTCACGCATGGACGTCGTGTCGATCAATGCGCCGGGCGGCGCCGGCACCCACCATCTGCTGAATACCGAACGGCTGTCGAAGCTGCAGCCGCACGCCATTCTGGTCAATACGGCGCGCGGCCAGATTGTTGATGAACGGGCCCTGGCCGCCATGCTGCGCAACAAGCAGATCGCCGGCGTGGGGCTCGATGTCTATGAACGCGAGCCGGCGATCAATCCGGAACTGATCGGCCTGCCCAACGCCATCCTGCTGCCGCATATGGCCTCCTCCACCATCGAGGCGCGTCAGGATATGGGCGACCGGGTGATCCTCAACATCAAGACGCATCAGGACGGCCACCGTCCGCCCGACCGCGTTATTCCGGCGATGCTGTAA
- a CDS encoding SH3 domain-containing protein codes for MCAVMLVVMPAAALAEDEVYNTPSNLPLPRWAMLKSNEVYARNGPSKENRVVWTYRVSGLPVQIISETREWRLICDPDGNVAWVSRTMLRTAKNVMSPAGQKLTLRKSPDEASDAQAILRPKSLASLDKCKKNWCRISAAGKTGWVPEQGLWGTQDVAVCKRPDPFTNK; via the coding sequence ATGTGCGCTGTTATGCTGGTCGTCATGCCGGCGGCGGCCCTGGCCGAGGATGAGGTCTACAACACGCCGTCCAACCTGCCGCTGCCACGCTGGGCCATGCTGAAAAGCAATGAGGTTTATGCGCGCAACGGGCCGAGCAAGGAGAACCGCGTCGTCTGGACCTATCGCGTGTCGGGTCTGCCGGTTCAGATCATTTCTGAGACGCGCGAATGGCGCCTGATCTGCGATCCGGATGGCAATGTCGCCTGGGTCAGCCGCACCATGCTGCGCACGGCCAAGAACGTGATGAGCCCAGCGGGGCAGAAGCTGACCTTACGCAAGAGTCCCGATGAGGCGTCCGATGCGCAGGCCATCCTGCGACCGAAGTCGCTGGCCTCGCTCGACAAGTGCAAGAAGAACTGGTGCCGGATCTCGGCCGCCGGCAAGACCGGCTGGGTGCCGGAGCAGGGGCTCTGGGGCACGCAGGACGTGGCCGTCTGCAAGCGCCCCGATCCCTTCACCAACAAATAA
- the fabA gene encoding 3-hydroxyacyl-[acyl-carrier-protein] dehydratase FabA → MTERPSSFSYEDLLSCGRGDMFGPGNAQLPAPPMLMFDRIVQIADTGGAFGKGYIEAELDITPELWFFACHFIGDPVMPGCLGLDAMWQLVGFFLGWKGNPGRGRALGVGEVKFTGQVTNAVKKVTYKIDMKRVMSGKLIMGIADGVVEADGKLIYQASGLRVGLFDAKELG, encoded by the coding sequence ATGACCGAACGCCCCTCATCCTTTTCGTATGAAGACCTGCTGTCCTGCGGACGCGGCGATATGTTCGGTCCGGGCAATGCCCAGCTTCCCGCCCCGCCGATGCTGATGTTCGATCGCATCGTCCAGATCGCCGACACCGGCGGCGCTTTCGGCAAGGGCTATATAGAGGCCGAACTCGACATCACCCCCGAACTCTGGTTCTTCGCCTGCCACTTCATCGGTGATCCGGTCATGCCGGGCTGTCTCGGCCTTGACGCCATGTGGCAGCTCGTCGGCTTCTTCCTGGGCTGGAAGGGCAATCCCGGCCGTGGCCGCGCCCTTGGCGTCGGCGAGGTGAAGTTCACCGGCCAGGTCACGAACGCGGTGAAAAAGGTTACCTACAAGATCGACATGAAGCGTGTCATGTCGGGCAAATTGATCATGGGCATCGCTGACGGGGTTGTCGAGGCTGATGGCAAGCTTATCTATCAGGCGTCCGGTCTGCGCGTCGGTTTGTTTGACGCCAAGGAACTGGGTTAG
- the fabB gene encoding beta-ketoacyl-ACP synthase I, which produces MRRVVITGLGIVSSIGLGADEVTQSLKEARSGVVAAEDYARLGFKCQVHAAPKIDDWQALIDRRAARFLSPGLAYGHIAMDQAIASSGLDKSDISNERTGIIFGAGGPSTSAIVAAADITREKTSPKRIGPFAVPKAMSSGPSAVLATWFEIRGINYSISSACATSVHCIGAAAEQIMLGKQDVMFAGGTEELDWTLSDMFDAMGAMSSNFNDRPAVASRAYDRDRDGFVIAGGAGMVVLEEYERAKARGANIIAEVVGYAANSDGYDMVAPSGEGAARCMKIAMAEAKGRKIDYLNPHGTSTPVGDEKEMGAVRDVFGANMPMISSTKSLTGHSLGAAGAQEAIYCLLMMQNGFAAESANIDNLDPAFDGMPILRKRHDGPIGTIMSNSFGFGGTNGSIILSQEDL; this is translated from the coding sequence ATGCGTAGAGTCGTGATTACAGGACTGGGGATTGTCTCTTCCATCGGCCTTGGTGCCGATGAGGTCACGCAATCCCTCAAGGAAGCACGCTCCGGAGTCGTCGCCGCCGAAGATTATGCACGTCTTGGCTTCAAGTGCCAGGTGCACGCCGCTCCAAAAATCGATGACTGGCAAGCGCTGATCGACCGTCGTGCTGCGCGCTTCCTGTCGCCGGGTCTGGCCTATGGTCACATCGCCATGGATCAGGCGATCGCGTCTTCCGGTCTGGATAAGTCCGATATTTCCAATGAGCGCACCGGCATCATTTTCGGCGCCGGCGGCCCTTCCACCAGCGCCATCGTAGCGGCGGCGGATATCACCCGCGAGAAGACCTCGCCCAAGCGCATCGGGCCATTCGCCGTGCCCAAGGCCATGTCGTCCGGCCCGTCGGCTGTTCTGGCGACTTGGTTTGAAATCCGCGGCATCAACTATTCGATCTCCTCGGCCTGCGCTACCTCGGTGCACTGTATCGGCGCGGCAGCAGAGCAGATCATGCTCGGCAAGCAGGATGTGATGTTCGCCGGCGGCACCGAAGAGCTCGACTGGACGCTGTCCGACATGTTCGACGCCATGGGCGCCATGTCGTCGAACTTCAACGATCGTCCGGCGGTCGCTTCACGCGCCTATGACCGTGATCGTGACGGCTTTGTCATCGCCGGCGGCGCTGGCATGGTGGTGCTGGAAGAATATGAGCGCGCCAAGGCACGCGGCGCCAACATCATCGCCGAAGTCGTCGGTTACGCCGCCAATTCTGACGGTTATGATATGGTGGCCCCTTCTGGCGAAGGCGCGGCGCGCTGCATGAAGATCGCTATGGCCGAAGCGAAGGGCCGCAAGATCGACTATCTCAATCCGCACGGCACCTCGACACCGGTGGGTGACGAGAAGGAAATGGGCGCGGTGCGCGATGTCTTTGGCGCCAACATGCCGATGATTTCCTCGACCAAGTCCCTGACCGGTCACAGCTTGGGCGCTGCCGGTGCGCAGGAAGCCATCTACTGCCTTTTGATGATGCAGAACGGTTTCGCTGCCGAAAGCGCCAATATCGATAATCTCGATCCGGCGTTCGACGGTATGCCGATCCTGCGCAAGCGTCATGACGGTCCAATCGGCACCATCATGTCGAACTCGTTCGGCTTTGGCGGCACCAACGGCTCGATCATACTTTCTCAAGAAGATTTATAG